One genomic region from Papaver somniferum cultivar HN1 unplaced genomic scaffold, ASM357369v1 unplaced-scaffold_24, whole genome shotgun sequence encodes:
- the LOC113340845 gene encoding probable LRR receptor-like serine/threonine-protein kinase At1g12460: MINSISSLDLSDNRLSGKIPSSIGDRGSLLYLNLGFNNLSGNVPNELGQVKGLMLGDNALSGFFPDSIEQLSSLEVINLKNNNFEANFLEGAIPDEIGLLKGLFLLNLSHNRLIGTIPKSVGSMHSSDFLDLSFNKLSAPIPQSLACLDIHAYFNMSYNNLSGTIPVGNTPSRNPLACLNNKFLLGMVTENICKGNDTEPQNEDDEDAKQKLLLYAVVALGIGVGFSGPFLVLLVRRKWRFGYWRIIGVVAIRVTRCVLKN; this comes from the exons ATGAttaatagcatttcttctctGGATCTCTCTGATAACAGACTATCCGGGAAAATACCTTCTAGTATTGGTGATCGCGGTAGTCTTTTATATCTGAATTTAGGCTTTAATAATCTCAGTGGGAATGTTCCAAACGAGCTTGGACAGGTGAAAGGTCTTATGTTAGGTGATAATGCTCTTAGTGGATTCTTTCCTGATTCAATAGAACAACTCAGCAGTTTGGAAGTTATAAACTTGAAGAACAACAATTTTGAAG CCAACTTTTTGGAAGGTGCTATCCCAGATGAGATTGGTCTACTAAAAGGTCTTTTCCTGCTCAATCTTTCACATAATCGTTTGATTGGTACAATCCCAAAGAGTGTTGGGTCAATGCATAGTTCAGACTTTTTAGACTTGAGTTTCAACAAATTGTCTGCTCCTATCCCACAATCTTTGGCATGCCTAGACATTCATGCATATTTCAACATGTCTTATAATAACTTGAGTGGCACGATCCCAGTAGGAAATACCCCGAGTAGAAATCCTTTAGCATGTTTGAACAATAAATTCTTGCTTGGGATGGTTACGGAGAACATTTGCAAGGGTAATGATACTGAACCTCAaaatgaagatgacgaagatgcaaaacagaagttgttattgtATGCTGTTGTTGCCTTGGGAATTGGTGTCGGATTCTCAGGTCCGTTCTTGGTTTTGCTTGTACGGAGAAAATGGCGGTTTGGGTATTGGAGAATAATCGGTGTTGTTGCAATAAGAGTAACTAGGTGTGTGTTGAAAAATTAA
- the LOC113341036 gene encoding 60S ribosomal protein L18a-2-like → MTFKYHQYQVVGRALPTEKEDTPKIYRMKLWATNEVRAKSKFWYFLRKLKKVKKSNGQVLAINEIYEKSPTKIKNYGIWLRYQSRTGYHNMYKEYRDTTLNGGVEQMYTEMASRHRVRSPCIQIIKTATIPAKLCKRESTKQFHKKDIKFPLVFQKVRPPTRRLKTTYKATRPNLFK, encoded by the exons ATGACGTTCAAG TATCATCAATATCAGGTTGTGGGAAGGGCATTACCCACTGAGAAGGAGGACACtcctaagatttataggatgAAGCTTTGGGCAACTAATGAAGTTCGTGCTAAATCTAAGTTttg GTACTTTTTGAGGAAGCTTAAGAAAGTGAAGAAGAGCAATGGACAGGTTTTGGCTATCAATGAG ATTTATGAGAAGAGCCCAACCAAGATCAAGAACTATGGTATCTGGTTGCGTTATCAAAGCCGAACCGGTTACCACAACATGTACAAGGAGTACCGTGACACTACTCTCAATGGAGGTGTAGAACAGATGTACACTGAAATGGCTTCCCGTCACAGAGTTAGGTCTCCATGCATCCAGATCATCAAAACTGCCACCATCCCTGCCAAGCTTTGCAAGAGAGAGAGCACCAAGCAATTCCACAAGAAGGACATCAAGTTCCCATTGGTATTCCAGAAGGTCAGACCACCAACCAGGAGATTGAAGACCACATACAAGGCAACAAGACCCAACTTGTTCAAGTAA